The proteins below are encoded in one region of Planctopirus limnophila DSM 3776:
- a CDS encoding efflux RND transporter periplasmic adaptor subunit: MNLSSWFRKCSWEWIWWSGAIVLLALGGITATYWWPHAQTWVRHTISAQKRVNAADDHPHGEGTDAAGHDHGDHAHAHDDANSLELSQQAMGNIGLTKESLKPIQLETFVRSITVPAIVVERPGRTRIQVSTPMAGVITHVHAVQGEAITPGTLLFELRITADELVATQTEIFKTIGDLDVEQREIARLEEVTRSGAIPQRTMLERQYAKEKLEVLLAAQKEALRLQGLSDRQIQDIIEHRRLLRDLQIRVPSPDRHAEDEIELTDNSIAQVRFRESDHDSHPAGEPHLRRDGHAAGQAEKTALILQEVLVSKGERVQAGETLAVLSDMSELYIEGRAFEQDAPLLATAAANHWKVTAVFERAGKPADQLPGLELLYAASDINVQSRSLPFYVRLPNELTRSVPSPNGLRFNEWKYRPGQRLQLRVPVEEWREQIVLPVDAIAQEGAEAFVFQQNGKHFERVPVHVIYRDQSFAVIKNDGSVFPGDVVALRGAHQLQMALKNKSGGGVDPHAGHSH, from the coding sequence ATGAATCTTTCCAGCTGGTTCCGTAAATGCTCGTGGGAATGGATCTGGTGGTCTGGAGCCATTGTACTTCTGGCTTTGGGAGGCATCACAGCCACTTACTGGTGGCCCCATGCACAGACCTGGGTTCGCCATACGATCTCTGCGCAGAAAAGGGTCAATGCTGCGGATGACCATCCTCACGGTGAGGGTACTGATGCAGCAGGTCATGACCATGGTGATCATGCCCATGCACATGATGATGCAAATTCACTGGAGCTTTCGCAGCAGGCGATGGGAAATATCGGGCTGACCAAAGAGTCTCTCAAACCGATTCAGTTGGAGACATTTGTCCGCTCGATCACAGTGCCGGCGATTGTCGTAGAACGCCCTGGTAGAACGCGAATTCAAGTCTCGACACCGATGGCGGGTGTCATTACCCATGTCCATGCGGTTCAGGGTGAAGCAATCACTCCGGGAACATTGCTGTTTGAGCTTCGAATCACGGCTGATGAACTCGTCGCGACCCAGACGGAAATTTTCAAAACGATTGGTGATCTCGATGTTGAACAGCGGGAGATCGCCCGATTGGAAGAAGTGACCAGATCGGGCGCGATTCCTCAGCGAACCATGCTGGAGCGGCAATATGCCAAAGAGAAGCTGGAAGTGCTGCTGGCTGCGCAGAAAGAAGCCTTAAGGCTGCAAGGACTATCTGACCGTCAGATTCAGGACATTATCGAACACCGGCGACTCCTGAGAGACCTGCAGATCCGGGTGCCCTCTCCGGATCGACATGCTGAAGATGAGATCGAACTGACTGATAACAGCATTGCGCAGGTTCGTTTCCGTGAGAGTGATCACGATTCCCATCCAGCGGGTGAACCGCATCTTCGCCGTGATGGGCATGCGGCGGGGCAGGCAGAGAAAACGGCTCTCATTCTTCAGGAAGTCCTGGTCAGCAAAGGGGAGCGTGTTCAGGCGGGAGAGACTCTGGCGGTGCTATCGGATATGTCGGAATTGTATATCGAAGGACGGGCCTTCGAGCAGGATGCTCCACTCCTGGCGACGGCAGCCGCCAATCATTGGAAAGTGACGGCTGTGTTTGAGCGGGCCGGGAAGCCAGCCGATCAATTACCAGGGCTGGAATTGCTCTATGCAGCCAGTGATATCAACGTGCAGTCGCGAAGTCTTCCGTTTTATGTTCGCTTGCCGAATGAACTCACCCGCTCAGTTCCCTCTCCGAACGGACTGCGTTTCAACGAGTGGAAATATCGACCAGGCCAACGCTTGCAGCTCCGGGTTCCTGTCGAGGAGTGGCGTGAGCAGATTGTGCTACCTGTCGATGCGATTGCCCAGGAAGGCGCTGAAGCATTTGTCTTCCAGCAGAACGGGAAACATTTTGAACGTGTTCCTGTGCATGTGATTTATCGCGATCAGTCGTTTGCCGTGATCAAGAATGATGGTTCGGTCTTTCCGGGAGATGTTGTCGCGCTACGTGGTGCGCATCAATTGCAGATGGCCCTCAAGAACAAGTCCGGTGGCGGCGTTGATCCGCATGCCGGGCACAGTCATTGA
- a CDS encoding efflux RND transporter permease subunit — MLNAMIRFALRQQMIVMVVAVFLMGYGTWQAWQATIDVFPDLNRPRVVIMTEAPGLAPEEVETLVTFPIETAINGANGVQAVRSSSGIGISVIYVEFDWGTDIYTDRQIVMERLQLVQDRMPAGVVPTLAPISSIMGQILMLGMWSEDGKTNPVELRTLADWVVRQRLLTVPGVSQVFTMGGGRKQFQVLVDPDALLQYGVTLQQVKQAVVDSNQNATGGYLDQQGPNELLVRALGRIQSLEDLQKVVVTVRDGRPVALAQVAQVMEGPQVKRGDSSVFVRLKDELATTTPDESAAKAEQFKFSGGPAVILTINKQPGADTRLITENILKAVEELKAGLPSDIRIQPTYSQKDFIDRAIENVMEALRDGGILVVIILFLFLMNFRTTFITFTAIPLSLALTAVVFSIFGLSINTMTLGGLAIAIGELVDDAIVDVENIFRRLKENRQAAHPKPALLVVYQASTEVRNSVVFATIIVCLVFVPLFALTGMEGKLFTPLGVAYIVSIMASLLVSLTVTPVLSYWLLGNARLMEHGQDSFVLRGLKCVAEKIIRFSLTFPRLNLTVTMVMVVIAGVFVAHLEKDFLPPFNEGTIQLNVVLPPGTSLATSNEINRKVEERLQAVAEIDSFARRTGRAELDEHAEGVNMSEYLIELDPQSSRSREESLNEIREAMADIPGIVTAVEQPIAHLISHMISGVKAQVGIKIYGDDLDVLRRKAEEMLSVMKGIPGVKDPLLEPQVMIPQLRIEVDRDKLLLNGLSVSEINEFIATAMNGEVVSEVLMGQRQFDLLVRLNDGARENLEALKRLTIDLPEGGQVPLEAVAKIYQSGGPNTVNRENVRRRVVLQCNVSERGVVDVVQDIQKKIEPVIASLPEGYFVEYSGQFESQQSASRMIALLFGISLMGVFLALYSMFRSVNLSLQVMTALPMAFIGSVVALVMTGQTLTIAAMVGFISLTGIASRNGILLLNHYLHLVRYEGEGWTKEMIVRAGLERLAPVLMTALTAGIGLVPLVLAADEPGKEILYPVATVILGGVISSTMLDFFVHPALFWLFGLRSAARVVSQTDTEIPLIEHDELATFHVKEDSVISGSSVDDR; from the coding sequence TTGCTCAACGCGATGATTCGATTTGCACTGCGGCAGCAGATGATTGTGATGGTTGTGGCTGTATTCCTGATGGGATACGGAACGTGGCAGGCCTGGCAGGCAACGATTGATGTCTTCCCGGATTTGAATCGACCGCGGGTGGTCATTATGACCGAAGCTCCGGGTCTGGCTCCGGAAGAGGTCGAAACGCTCGTTACGTTTCCGATCGAAACGGCCATCAATGGTGCCAATGGCGTTCAGGCGGTACGCAGTTCATCAGGGATCGGGATTTCGGTCATCTATGTCGAATTCGACTGGGGGACAGATATCTATACCGACCGTCAGATTGTCATGGAACGATTGCAACTGGTGCAGGACCGTATGCCTGCGGGAGTCGTGCCCACTCTGGCACCGATTTCTTCCATCATGGGACAGATCCTCATGCTGGGGATGTGGAGCGAAGATGGCAAAACCAATCCTGTCGAACTGCGAACGCTGGCCGACTGGGTGGTGCGTCAGCGTCTGTTAACTGTCCCGGGAGTTTCGCAAGTCTTCACGATGGGTGGTGGCAGGAAGCAGTTTCAAGTGCTGGTCGATCCCGACGCACTGCTGCAATACGGAGTGACATTACAACAGGTCAAACAGGCAGTTGTTGACAGTAATCAAAATGCGACGGGGGGTTATCTCGACCAGCAGGGGCCCAATGAATTGCTAGTGCGAGCGCTGGGGCGGATTCAATCACTCGAGGATCTGCAAAAGGTGGTGGTCACGGTACGCGATGGCCGGCCGGTGGCTTTAGCGCAAGTTGCCCAGGTGATGGAAGGGCCGCAAGTCAAGCGGGGGGACAGCAGTGTCTTTGTGCGTCTGAAAGATGAATTGGCTACGACCACTCCCGATGAATCTGCTGCAAAAGCAGAGCAGTTCAAATTTTCCGGAGGGCCGGCAGTCATCCTGACCATCAATAAACAACCGGGCGCAGATACTCGCCTCATTACAGAAAACATTCTTAAGGCTGTCGAAGAACTCAAAGCGGGATTGCCCTCTGATATTCGTATTCAGCCGACCTATTCACAAAAGGATTTTATCGACCGAGCGATCGAGAATGTGATGGAAGCCCTGCGCGACGGGGGCATTCTAGTCGTCATCATTCTGTTCCTCTTTCTGATGAATTTCCGCACGACCTTCATCACATTTACCGCAATCCCCTTATCACTCGCCTTGACGGCAGTGGTCTTTTCGATTTTTGGCTTATCGATCAACACGATGACGCTGGGAGGATTGGCAATTGCCATTGGTGAACTCGTCGACGATGCGATTGTCGATGTCGAGAATATCTTCCGCCGGTTGAAAGAGAATCGGCAGGCAGCGCATCCCAAGCCGGCATTGCTGGTGGTTTATCAGGCCAGCACAGAAGTTCGCAACTCGGTCGTGTTCGCGACGATCATTGTCTGCCTGGTGTTTGTGCCGCTGTTTGCTCTCACGGGGATGGAAGGGAAGCTGTTTACGCCCCTGGGTGTGGCGTACATCGTGTCGATTATGGCATCGCTACTGGTTTCCCTAACTGTGACCCCCGTGCTCTCTTACTGGCTGTTAGGGAATGCCCGATTGATGGAACACGGGCAGGACAGTTTTGTATTGAGAGGTCTCAAATGCGTCGCCGAGAAGATCATTCGCTTCAGTCTGACATTTCCACGGCTGAACCTCACGGTGACGATGGTCATGGTGGTGATTGCCGGAGTCTTTGTGGCTCATCTGGAGAAGGATTTTCTGCCTCCATTTAACGAAGGGACCATTCAGCTCAATGTGGTCTTGCCGCCGGGAACTTCGCTGGCGACCTCGAACGAGATCAATCGTAAAGTTGAAGAGCGATTACAGGCGGTCGCAGAGATTGACTCTTTTGCCCGCCGCACTGGGCGAGCTGAACTCGATGAACATGCCGAGGGCGTCAACATGAGTGAATATCTCATAGAACTCGACCCTCAATCATCACGCAGTCGGGAAGAATCGCTCAACGAAATTCGCGAAGCGATGGCGGATATTCCGGGAATTGTGACCGCCGTGGAGCAGCCGATTGCTCATCTGATATCGCACATGATCTCGGGAGTGAAGGCCCAGGTTGGTATCAAAATTTATGGTGACGATCTCGATGTGCTGCGGCGTAAGGCCGAAGAGATGCTCTCAGTCATGAAAGGGATTCCCGGAGTGAAAGATCCACTCCTTGAACCACAAGTGATGATCCCTCAATTGAGGATCGAGGTGGATCGCGACAAATTGCTGCTCAACGGGCTCTCTGTGAGTGAGATCAATGAATTCATAGCGACAGCGATGAATGGAGAAGTGGTCTCTGAGGTGCTGATGGGGCAGCGTCAATTCGATCTACTTGTCCGTTTGAATGACGGTGCCAGAGAGAATCTGGAAGCACTGAAAAGGCTGACCATTGATCTGCCTGAAGGTGGACAGGTGCCTTTGGAAGCGGTGGCGAAGATCTATCAATCAGGCGGGCCCAATACGGTGAACCGAGAAAATGTGCGCCGCAGGGTTGTCTTACAATGCAATGTCTCTGAGCGGGGCGTCGTCGATGTGGTGCAGGACATTCAAAAGAAAATCGAACCAGTGATCGCCAGCCTCCCGGAAGGCTATTTCGTGGAGTACAGCGGGCAGTTTGAGAGTCAGCAGTCGGCCAGTCGGATGATTGCTCTCCTCTTTGGTATTTCGCTGATGGGAGTCTTTCTAGCGCTCTATTCGATGTTTCGCTCTGTCAATTTATCACTCCAGGTGATGACGGCTTTACCCATGGCATTTATCGGTTCAGTGGTGGCACTAGTGATGACCGGGCAGACACTGACAATCGCTGCCATGGTGGGCTTTATCTCGCTGACAGGGATTGCTTCACGAAATGGAATTCTACTGCTGAATCATTATCTCCATCTCGTCCGTTATGAGGGTGAAGGCTGGACGAAAGAGATGATTGTGCGTGCCGGTCTCGAGCGGCTGGCACCTGTGTTGATGACGGCACTGACGGCGGGAATTGGCCTGGTGCCATTGGTGCTGGCAGCCGATGAACCGGGGAAAGAAATCCTTTATCCGGTCGCGACAGTGATCCTGGGAGGGGTCATCAGTTCGACGATGCTCGACTTCTTTGTCCACCCGGCTTTGTTCTGGCTGTTTGGCTTGAGATCGGCTGCACGGGTCGTCAGTCAGACAGATACAGAGATCCCTTTAATAGAACATGACGAGTTGGCAACTTTTCACGTTAAGGAAGACTCTGTCATTTCAGGATCATCAGTGGATGACAGATAG
- a CDS encoding PVC-type heme-binding CxxCH protein, whose translation MSSSCHRDQFPSLRLLLLAMFALLSWGNEGFAQRDLKNIPVPDPAEELKSLEVADGFEINLFAADPLIHKPIQMNFDAQGRLWVAASEIYPQIEPGKVANDKILVLEDTNGDGQADKTTVFADGLLIPTAVIPGDGGSYVANSTELVHFKDTNGDGKADESRVILSGFGTEDTHHILHTFRWGFDGLLYMNQSIYIHSHIETPFGVRRLNAGGIWQYRPPTGQLEVFARGWVNTWGHHFDRYGQSFATDGAGGEGINFVVPGASYPTAANSPRILHGLNPGSPKHCGLEVVDGRHLPDDWQGDLITNDFRGHRVCRFKLTPEGTGYVSKPMPDLVRTNHVAFRPIDIKQGPDGAIYIADWYNPIIQHGEVDFRDPRRDHTHGRIWRVTAKGRPLVKTPALQSLSTAELVALLTAPEQFTRQQAKLVLRERPQSEVISTLEKHAASLSADDPLKNDWLLESLWVRVAHEAPDFKTCEVLLNSSDYRLRAATVRVLGHWQKDLNSESPVMVKLLQLAKDPHSQVRMEVVRTLSALGTADAARAVLNVAAEPMDEFLEYAVWLSANELAPVWHAAVLQGKWSPGDQATSPATSKSSIEPWLYGIKATKAVQLIPVLVQWLQAGKIPEAEIASTMEIIGSLGGPPQLSLVLNAAIDQTTQATQRSILLEALAGAKKSRDIQPAGNLEKIAPFVQSKELREQFVAVELAGLWKQAQLAGEIRQLASDRNRDVSLRVAAVQTLAKLGGAENQTLLEQLSKPSEKVANAPDVNEADGVRLAAIRGLMVSASEASSQAAALWLAEGPAPDVVSELLQTFLREKGGAVLLAKSLVTVKLSEDTAKLALRSVTGSGREEPQLQAALRESGHLGSGPKVWSTEELESILKKVSTEGNAARGEQVFRRAELACMKCHAIGGAGGAVGPDLVSIGASAQLDYLLDSMVTPNKQVKENYNTVILALADGRVQSGIVTRKSASEIVLRDANDVEVVVPVKEIEEQSAGTSLMPAGLADGLTQTELADLITFLSQLGKIGPYAPPSGKYAMRWEVLVPTDPAWTKLYRTSDTELLRQGQGLEWKTAYSQVDGALPLADLPAFRTRDRLAEKARQVMFLKTTATVTTAGEVVLSLNDSEGVEIWIDGESIPQGQIVRKSLGAGNHVIHLAIDLQKRTNEVQLELAAEKGAQAKWQIKP comes from the coding sequence ATGTCTTCTTCGTGTCATCGAGATCAGTTCCCCAGCCTGCGGCTGCTGCTTCTGGCCATGTTCGCTCTCTTGAGTTGGGGTAATGAAGGGTTCGCCCAGCGCGACCTGAAGAACATTCCGGTTCCTGATCCGGCTGAAGAACTCAAATCGCTGGAAGTGGCCGACGGGTTTGAGATCAATCTGTTTGCTGCTGATCCGCTGATCCACAAGCCAATTCAAATGAACTTCGATGCTCAGGGAAGGTTATGGGTGGCGGCATCGGAGATCTATCCGCAGATCGAACCTGGCAAAGTGGCCAACGATAAGATTCTCGTACTTGAAGATACGAACGGTGATGGTCAGGCCGACAAGACAACAGTGTTTGCCGACGGGCTGTTGATTCCCACAGCTGTCATCCCCGGAGATGGCGGCTCCTATGTGGCCAACAGTACCGAACTCGTGCACTTCAAAGATACCAATGGGGATGGCAAAGCTGATGAATCCCGAGTGATCCTGTCAGGATTTGGAACAGAAGATACCCACCATATTCTGCATACCTTCCGCTGGGGGTTTGATGGGCTGCTCTATATGAATCAGTCGATTTATATTCACAGCCATATTGAGACACCCTTTGGAGTGCGGCGGCTGAATGCGGGTGGGATCTGGCAGTATCGTCCTCCGACGGGACAACTCGAAGTCTTTGCGCGAGGATGGGTGAATACCTGGGGACATCACTTTGATCGATATGGGCAGTCGTTTGCGACAGACGGTGCGGGTGGTGAAGGGATTAACTTTGTGGTGCCTGGGGCTTCGTATCCGACGGCGGCGAACAGCCCGCGAATTCTCCATGGCCTGAATCCCGGAAGCCCCAAACATTGTGGACTGGAAGTGGTGGATGGTCGGCATCTGCCTGATGACTGGCAGGGTGACTTGATCACCAACGATTTTCGCGGCCATCGCGTCTGTCGGTTTAAACTGACACCGGAAGGGACAGGGTACGTTTCCAAGCCTATGCCCGATCTCGTTCGCACCAATCACGTCGCTTTCCGACCAATCGATATCAAGCAGGGGCCTGACGGGGCCATTTACATTGCCGACTGGTACAATCCGATCATTCAGCATGGTGAAGTCGATTTTCGCGATCCCCGTCGCGATCACACACATGGCCGCATCTGGCGCGTGACGGCTAAGGGGCGTCCACTGGTGAAAACTCCTGCTCTGCAAAGTCTATCGACTGCAGAACTCGTGGCATTGCTGACAGCTCCGGAGCAGTTTACCCGCCAGCAGGCCAAACTCGTCTTGCGCGAAAGACCCCAAAGCGAGGTGATCTCTACGCTGGAAAAGCACGCAGCCAGTCTGTCGGCCGACGATCCCCTAAAGAATGACTGGCTACTGGAATCGTTGTGGGTGAGAGTCGCCCATGAAGCCCCAGACTTTAAGACCTGCGAAGTACTGCTGAATTCCAGCGACTATCGCCTTCGTGCCGCGACAGTGCGTGTGCTGGGCCATTGGCAGAAGGATTTGAATTCCGAATCGCCAGTGATGGTCAAATTGCTGCAACTGGCGAAAGACCCACATTCGCAAGTGAGAATGGAAGTGGTGCGGACACTTTCCGCCTTAGGAACGGCCGATGCGGCACGAGCCGTATTGAATGTCGCTGCAGAGCCCATGGATGAGTTTCTGGAGTATGCCGTATGGCTTTCGGCCAATGAGCTGGCGCCTGTCTGGCATGCGGCTGTTCTCCAGGGAAAGTGGTCTCCCGGAGATCAAGCGACATCACCCGCTACGTCAAAGAGTTCGATTGAACCTTGGTTGTATGGCATCAAGGCGACCAAAGCTGTGCAGCTCATTCCGGTGCTTGTGCAATGGCTGCAGGCTGGAAAGATCCCTGAAGCTGAGATTGCCTCGACGATGGAGATTATTGGGAGTCTCGGTGGCCCTCCTCAACTAAGCCTCGTTTTAAATGCCGCAATCGATCAGACGACTCAGGCCACCCAGCGATCCATACTTTTGGAAGCTCTCGCGGGAGCAAAGAAGTCGCGGGATATTCAGCCTGCTGGAAATCTGGAAAAGATCGCTCCTTTCGTTCAGTCAAAAGAGTTGCGTGAGCAGTTTGTGGCCGTGGAACTGGCCGGGTTGTGGAAGCAGGCCCAATTAGCGGGCGAAATTCGCCAGTTGGCAAGTGATCGAAATCGGGATGTCAGCCTGCGCGTGGCGGCAGTTCAGACGCTCGCGAAATTGGGAGGAGCAGAGAACCAGACACTTCTGGAGCAGCTTTCAAAGCCTTCCGAGAAGGTGGCCAATGCTCCGGATGTCAATGAGGCCGATGGAGTGCGGCTGGCAGCGATTCGCGGGCTGATGGTCTCAGCCAGCGAAGCGTCGTCTCAGGCAGCGGCTCTCTGGTTGGCCGAAGGGCCAGCACCTGATGTCGTAAGTGAACTGCTGCAGACATTCCTGCGGGAAAAGGGTGGTGCCGTGCTGTTGGCCAAAAGTCTGGTCACGGTGAAACTCAGCGAAGATACCGCCAAGCTCGCGTTGCGTTCAGTCACAGGCTCGGGCCGGGAAGAACCTCAGCTTCAAGCGGCATTGCGAGAATCTGGCCATCTGGGAAGCGGCCCGAAGGTTTGGTCAACGGAGGAGTTGGAGAGCATTCTCAAAAAGGTCTCGACCGAAGGGAATGCCGCCCGAGGCGAGCAAGTCTTCCGCCGGGCCGAACTGGCTTGCATGAAGTGCCACGCGATTGGTGGTGCCGGAGGAGCTGTGGGGCCCGATCTGGTGAGTATTGGTGCCAGTGCCCAGCTCGATTATCTGCTCGACTCGATGGTCACTCCGAATAAGCAGGTCAAGGAGAATTACAACACTGTGATTCTGGCATTGGCGGATGGTCGCGTTCAAAGCGGGATTGTCACTCGCAAATCAGCCAGTGAGATCGTGCTGCGGGATGCCAACGATGTTGAAGTTGTTGTGCCAGTCAAAGAGATTGAAGAGCAGAGTGCCGGGACTTCGCTAATGCCGGCTGGTCTGGCGGATGGTTTGACTCAAACGGAACTGGCCGACTTGATCACCTTCCTTTCACAACTGGGAAAGATCGGGCCCTATGCTCCCCCTTCCGGAAAGTATGCGATGCGCTGGGAAGTCCTGGTGCCGACAGATCCGGCCTGGACGAAGCTGTATCGCACTTCGGATACCGAGTTATTGCGACAAGGACAGGGCCTGGAATGGAAGACTGCCTACAGTCAGGTGGATGGAGCCTTGCCACTGGCTGACCTGCCCGCCTTCCGTACACGCGACCGACTGGCAGAAAAGGCCCGGCAGGTGATGTTCCTCAAGACGACCGCCACAGTGACAACCGCTGGGGAAGTGGTCTTGAGCCTCAATGATTCCGAAGGGGTCGAGATCTGGATTGATGGCGAGTCGATACCTCAAGGGCAGATTGTTCGCAAATCGTTAGGTGCCGGCAATCATGTCATCCATCTGGCAATTGATCTGCAGAAAAGAACGAACGAAGTGCAGTTAGAACTCGCGGCAGAGAAGGGGGCCCAGGCGAAATGGCAGATTAAGCCATAA
- a CDS encoding ribonuclease D, with protein MTESLMTQQHEFEAFCKSIRQAGIVGFDTEFISEFTWRPELCLLQLATPDRAVLVDPFEVRDLAPWWEIMLDPDVVVVAHGGREEARFCVTNTGQAPVNFKDVQIAEGFRGRSFPLGYDALVKRVLGHKSHGKETRSDWRRRPLTKSQVHYALEDVQHILPIWAKQSADLKKKNRLAWVEDEFTRLVRDVVLERADEAWLKLPGLHKLNSRELAVAKNVFWWREHEAEARDKPARRILRDDLLIELARRQPANIDELVATRDMNRTEYRKAAAEILAAIDTALALPEDQLPSRPPEPEDDQSHDEQLLGQLLGIALANRCAEMNVAMSIVGKTADLRHLVRWHVFGDKRHGTPRLMQGWRAEVCGDLLSNVLDGKISLRVADPQSDHPLVFEYRSDEGIVEKTSRLGPAKRPVRPSRRKPKSS; from the coding sequence ATGACCGAATCGTTGATGACTCAGCAGCATGAGTTTGAAGCATTCTGCAAATCCATCCGTCAAGCGGGGATTGTGGGGTTCGATACGGAGTTTATTTCGGAGTTTACCTGGCGCCCCGAATTGTGCCTTCTGCAGCTGGCGACGCCTGATCGAGCAGTTCTGGTCGATCCGTTTGAAGTGCGTGATCTTGCTCCCTGGTGGGAGATTATGCTGGATCCCGACGTCGTGGTGGTGGCGCACGGTGGTCGAGAAGAGGCGCGGTTCTGTGTCACCAACACGGGACAGGCTCCGGTCAACTTTAAAGATGTGCAGATTGCGGAAGGATTTCGAGGTCGGAGTTTTCCTTTGGGTTACGACGCGCTGGTGAAGCGTGTTCTAGGTCATAAATCCCACGGGAAAGAAACACGTTCCGACTGGCGCCGAAGACCATTGACGAAATCGCAGGTGCATTATGCGCTCGAAGATGTTCAGCACATCCTGCCCATCTGGGCCAAGCAATCGGCCGATTTGAAGAAGAAAAATCGACTGGCCTGGGTTGAAGATGAATTCACGCGGCTGGTTCGCGATGTGGTACTGGAACGAGCTGATGAGGCGTGGTTAAAGCTACCCGGGCTGCACAAGTTGAATTCCCGCGAACTGGCTGTCGCCAAGAATGTTTTCTGGTGGCGGGAGCATGAAGCCGAGGCGCGAGATAAGCCTGCACGACGCATCTTGCGGGATGACCTGTTGATTGAGCTGGCTCGACGTCAGCCAGCTAATATTGATGAACTGGTCGCGACCCGGGATATGAATCGCACGGAGTATCGCAAGGCGGCTGCAGAGATTCTCGCAGCGATTGATACCGCCCTGGCGCTCCCTGAAGATCAGTTGCCTTCGAGGCCCCCGGAGCCGGAGGACGATCAGTCGCATGATGAGCAATTGCTGGGTCAGCTCCTTGGGATTGCGCTGGCCAACCGCTGTGCTGAAATGAACGTGGCGATGTCGATTGTGGGGAAGACGGCTGACCTGAGGCATCTGGTGAGGTGGCATGTCTTTGGGGACAAGCGGCATGGAACACCCCGGCTGATGCAGGGCTGGAGAGCCGAAGTATGCGGCGACCTGCTCAGTAATGTCCTCGATGGCAAAATCTCGTTGCGAGTGGCCGACCCGCAATCGGATCATCCGCTGGTGTTCGAGTATCGCAGTGATGAAGGGATTGTCGAGAAAACCTCGCGACTGGGACCAGCGAAGCGGCCTGTGAGACCATCTCGCCGGAAGCCTAAATCTTCGTGA
- a CDS encoding phytanoyl-CoA dioxygenase family protein, producing the protein MLKDQFQAVPDSSQLQQIERDLRFYPTTNAHPQVLSQEQVEQFNRDGYIKDLTIFSPAEIASIRQQFDELLSRTLATGADSYSISSAHLKYGFCWDLLTNSRIVAIVKDLLGENVVAWGSHFFCKMPGDGKAVAWHQDASYWPLSPSRNVTAWLAIDDADIENGCMRFIAGSHQYGHMTFRDSNPAEHNVLNQTIENPWQYGHEVIDSLAAGQISIHSDLLLHGSEANNSSRRRCGLTLRYAAAEVRAALDWNQKGVIVSGSDPSGHWANRPRPTRDLPE; encoded by the coding sequence TTGCTCAAAGATCAATTTCAGGCCGTGCCAGATTCATCACAACTGCAGCAGATCGAACGCGATCTGCGCTTCTACCCCACCACAAATGCACACCCACAAGTCCTTTCTCAAGAACAGGTTGAGCAGTTTAACCGTGACGGATACATCAAGGATCTGACGATCTTTTCCCCTGCGGAAATCGCCTCGATCCGTCAGCAATTCGATGAATTACTTTCTCGCACACTGGCGACGGGGGCTGACAGTTATTCCATCAGTTCAGCACATCTCAAGTATGGATTCTGTTGGGATCTGCTGACGAATTCCCGCATTGTCGCCATTGTTAAAGATCTGCTGGGTGAAAATGTCGTCGCCTGGGGCTCGCATTTCTTCTGCAAAATGCCTGGAGACGGTAAAGCGGTCGCCTGGCATCAGGATGCCAGCTATTGGCCACTGAGCCCTTCTCGCAATGTGACTGCCTGGCTCGCCATCGACGATGCTGACATCGAGAATGGCTGCATGCGTTTTATCGCAGGCTCGCATCAATACGGGCATATGACCTTCCGCGATAGTAATCCTGCCGAACATAACGTTCTCAACCAGACGATCGAAAACCCCTGGCAATATGGCCACGAAGTCATCGACTCGCTGGCAGCAGGGCAGATTTCGATTCACTCTGATCTTTTGCTCCATGGTTCCGAAGCCAACAATTCCTCGCGTCGCCGTTGCGGATTAACTCTTCGCTATGCCGCTGCAGAAGTCCGTGCGGCTCTCGACTGGAATCAGAAAGGAGTCATCGTCAGTGGCAGCGATCCCTCAGGACACTGGGCCAATCGTCCACGCCCCACTCGGGATCTTCCCGAGTAA